The region AGGCGAAGGTACATCCGGTGCCATGGGTGTGGGGTGTTAAATATCTGACCCCCATAAGCCAGGTGGTGTTATCTTCCGATACGAAAAGGTCAGCCGAGTGCTGGCCATCCCCCAGATGGCCTCCCTTGATAATGACATAATCCGGACCAAGTTTGATCAATTCCCTTCCCGCCTTCTGCATATCATCCTCATTGCGAACCGGGAATCCGCAGAGCCGCTCCGCCTCGGGCAGATTCGGCGTGATGACGCTTGCGAGCGGCATGAGTTTGTCGCGCAGCACCTCGACGGCGTCATCATCTAAAAGGGCGTGGCCGTGTTTTGAAATCATGACAGGATCCAGGACAATCCAAGGCGTCTTCCGTTTGGCCAGCTCACGGGCAACCAGTTCCACAATCGATGCATTCGCCAACATGCCGATCTTGA is a window of Candidatus Eisenbacteria bacterium DNA encoding:
- the thiD gene encoding bifunctional hydroxymethylpyrimidine kinase/phosphomethylpyrimidine kinase, which produces MIRPIVLTIAGSDSIAGAGIQADLKAIHALGAYAVTVITAITAQNTRKVERVEPVPLDLIRDQLHAVFDDCKIDAVKIGMLANASIVELVARELAKRKTPWIVLDPVMISKHGHALLDDDAVEVLRDKLMPLASVITPNLPEAERLCGFPVRNEDDMQKAGRELIKLGPDYVIIKGGHLGDGQHSADLFVSEDNTTWLMGVRYLTPHTHGTGCTFASAMAGRLACGDTMLEAAQEAKIFITNAIRHGLRIGKGSGPVDPFYDIPGAEEDNG